The nucleotide sequence GATAGAAACATTCATGATTACCCAGTGATTTATGTAATGGATGCCGAATTTTTATTTGACTTGACGCAGTCCATTGTAAAAATAAGGGCAGAAAGAAATTATATGCCTCGCAGCATTATTGTAGGAATTACTAATAATACTGGTAAAAGAAATGACATGGCACTTATTTTAAAAAATAAAGAAGGGCGTGAGTTTTTTGGGGGCTATGGAGGTAAGTCTAAAGAACATGTAGCATTTAAATGGATAGACACTTCAACTAGGGTGTTATTACAAGTTGATTAAAATAGGGTTATAAGTATCAGTATATAAGTAACGGTTATACAATAGTTAACAAACATTTTAACAGTAATGAATAAATTTTTATCGATTTTATTAATCATTGTAACATTTTTTAGTTGTAAGAACAACACTATTTCATATTTCGACCAAGAACCTCCTTCTACAATTCCTAAATTATTTGCTCCATCAATTGTTAATACAGACAATGTCGAACTTAATGTAGTTTTTAATTATGACAATACAGAAATGTTCTTTTCAAGAATTGTGGACAACAGTTTTGTTATTCACCATTCTGAATTAATTAATGGCAAGTGGTCTGATATTAAACCCATTAAAATGTATGAAGATAATGTCTTAGTTTCAGTTGCTTGTGACCCCACAATTACCAAAGATGGAAAGACTATGTATTTTCTCGGTGTAGACCCTAAGCTTTATAAAAATAATGTTACCCGAGAAGAACTTTACACGATACCACCAGACATTTATAAGAGTAAAAAAGTGAACGGTAAATGGGAATTAGCCTCTAAAGTGGATTTTTTGGTTTCCACCGAATATTTAGAAACCTATCCTGTTGTTACAGCGGATGGGAGTTTATATTTTCGCTCAAATAGACCAAATGACGAAGGAGGAATGAACACATATCGTGCACAATATTTAGGAAATGAAAAATTTGAAACACCTGTTATCGTAAACACTAAGACAAAGAAAAAGGAACTAATAACCTATGTTTCACCAGATGAGCGGTATGCCATTACTAATGGACAAGGTGAATTTCAAATAACGTTTAATGATAATGGTGAATGGACAAAACCGAAAGAAATACCATTAAAATATGAAAGTAGCTGGCGCTATTATTGTCCGTATATGTCTTCTGACGGAAAATATTTTATCTATTCCAGAAGATATAATAACCCTGAAAAAAAAGGATGGGCAGGTGTTGAAAAAGGAGAAGTTTATTGGGTAAACGCTGATGTACTCTTCAATGCAAAAATAGAATAAAACATTTGCTAACAATGTGAATAAGTAATAGCGGTTTAAGCAATAAAGCGAAAGTATAAACATAAAACAAAGGTCAGTGCAAAACCGAAAGGTTCGTGAGAAGAAATCTGCTACTATCATACACGAGACCGTTAGTAACAAGAAAAACAATAAACAAAAACAATAAACATGAAAAAAGCATTAATAATATTTTTAGCATTTAATTTTATTTTAATATTAAAACTAAATGCACAAACAGAAGTAGAGCAAATTAATTCTACTGTGATGAAATATATAGAGGGTACAGCAAATGGCAATCCTGACGAAGTACGAGAAGCATTTCATAAAGATTTTAATCTATTTATAGTACAGGGAGACACATTAAGGGTTATAGATGGAAATGGTTATATTGAAAGAGTTGAAAAGGGGAAAAAATATAACAGAATAGGACGAATCATATCTATTGATTATGAAAACGATGCCGCTTCTGTAAAAGTTGAAGTTTATTTTCCTGACACAAAAAGAATAGCAACGGATTATCTTTTGCTTCTAAAAATAAAAGGGCAGTGGAAAATATTACACAAGATTATAAACCTTAAAAATTATCATAAAGTAGAAGATTTAGTTTCTATTGAAAAAGAGGGGTTAGAAGAAATCAAAGAAACCTTGTCAAACTACATTGTCGGAACAGCAAACGGAGAACCCAATAAATTAAGAAAGGCATTTCACCAAGATTTCAATTTATACTATATAAAAGATGACAATCTGAGTATCATTCCAGGAAATCAATACATCGGTAATTTTAAAGAGGGCAAGAAAAACAATCGAATAGGGAATGTTTTATCTTTAGATTATGAAAATAATGCAGGTCTTGCCAAATTGCAAATTATAATGCCAGACAGTAATAGGATTGCAATTGATTATTTATTGTTATTGAAAATAAAAAATGAATGGAAAATAATTCATAAATCCTTCACATCTAAAAGCTATTAAAATTAAAATTATGAAGAGATTAAAATCAAGTTATCAATCATTGAAGAAACAGTTTAGTACTCTACTATTTTTTACCATTATAGTCTTCTCTTGTAAATCTGAAACAGAAGTCTATGTTTGCACGCCTTGTAATTTATCATGTGATGAATTAATCTTCACAAAACTAGGAACCTGCCCACATTGTGGTATGGATTTAATAAAGAAAAGTGAGTTATTTCTAAATGAAAACCAAACTGTAATTGATGTTGAAATTCAAACTGGTTCAGGGTCTTTTTTTATAGAAGGTGGCGTGGGAAATGAAGAAAAACCCATTGAAGTGCATTATCATAGACCTGATAGTTTTACACAAGATTCTGAAATCTTACTGTTAATTCCTGGGGCTGGAAGAAATGGAAATACATATAGAGATTCTTGGATAGAGGAGTCAGAAAAAAAGAGTATTCTAATTTTATCTCCAATGTATTCCGAAAAGCATTACAGTTTTGATGCATACCATTTAGGAGGTTTAATAAAAAACTCTAACCTATACGATTGTATAGAAAGAGTAGAAGGAACTAATAAAATTAAACTTAATGAAGAAAAACTAAAATTTGATTCAAATTCTAATACAAGCGAATGGCTTTTCAATGATTTTGATCGCATATTTGATATCGCTGTTGAAACATTAAACTCTAACCAAACTACATATAATCTTTTTGGACATTCTGCAGGAGGACATATTTTACATAGGTTTGCACTCTTTCAAGAGTACACAAAAGCTAATAACATTTTAGCTTCTAATGCAAGTTTCTATACGCTGCCAAATTTTGATAACCCATATCCTTTTGGATTAAAAAACACACCAATTGATGAAGTCTCACTAAAAAATGCTTTTAAGAAGAGGTTAGTAGTATTTCTTGGAGAGGAGGATAACGAAAATGAAACAGGAGGGAGTTTTTTGCAATCAAAAAGTGCAGATGAACAGGGACATCATAGATTAGAAAGAGGAAAATTCTTTTTTAAACAGGCCAAAGAAATGGCAAAAAGATTAAATACAGAATTTAATTGGGAACTTAAAACAGTTCCAGGAGTTGGTCACGATTATAAAAATATGGGACTAGCTGCTTCAAACTATTTATATTAACAATCAAAATCAATCAAAATCAATCAAAATCAATCAAAAAATGAAAAAAACAATTCTATTAACAGTAGCATTAATCGCACTACTATTTTCTTGTACAGAAAACAAAAAATCAGTTCATTCAATAAATGAACAAACACCTAATAACTATCAAGTTAAAATCGACAGCCTATTAAAGACTTATGATAAAAATGATGAATTTATGGGAAGTATTATACTAACTCAAAATGAGAAAACAGTGTATGAAAACACTGTTGGTTTTAGTGACATTAAATCAAAAAAGAAAGCGAGTTCTAACACAAAATACCGTATAGGTTCTGTTACTAAATCATTTACAGCGACACTAATTTTTAAGGCCATTGAAGAAAATAAGTTAGATATAAACAAAACTATAGAAAGCTATTTTCCGAATGTAAAAAACGCAAACAAGATTACCATTGCTCAGTTATTACAACACAGAAGCGGTATTCACAGTTTTACTAATGATAAATGGTTTTTTGACAATCGTACTAAGCATATATCCTCTGAAGATATGTTATCCAAAATTTCAAAGTATGAAAGTGACTTTGAACCAAATACAAAAGGAGAGTATAGTAATTCTAATTATTTTTTATTGGCGTTAATTCTTGAGGAAACGTATAACACTTCTTATGAAAACCTTTTGCAAGAGAAAATCTGTAAACCACTTAACTTAAATAATACATATTCAGGAAAAGAAATAGATATAAATGATAATGAATCGTATTCTTATAACTATGATGAAAAATGGACTGAATTTCCTGAGACTGATTTGTCTACTGCTACAGGAACTGGCTCAATAGTTTCAACACCAAAAGATTTAAATAGTTTTTTTGAAGGCTTGCTTACTGGAAAAATACTTTCAGCAGAAAGTCTAACTTTAATGAAAACTATAAAAGATAGGTATGGCATGGGACTTTTTAGGTATACAACTAATGATAGACAGGGATTTGGGCATCGAGGACGTATTGATGAATTTAGAGCGACTTCAATCTATTTTTCTAAGGAGAATTTATCTTTTACATTAGTTTCAAACGGTTCGAAAATAGATATTAACGAAATATATACTGAAATACTAAAATTGTTTCTAGGAGATGCACCTGTAGCAATATCAGAAGATGAGTTGAAGAAATTTGTTGGTGTTTATGTTTCTCAAAGTGATCCAAACGATAAGTCTGTATTTATACAAGAAAATAATACTTTAATTAATTTTATAAAAAACGAATTTAAGGCTCCTTTAATTTATAAAGGAGAGAATCGGTTTGTTTTAGAGCAAATGTACGCAGAGTCTATATCATTCATTTTTTCAGAAGATGGTAAACAGGTTACGCTAGAACAAGGGGGAGATAAGGGTAGTCCTCGAAATAAAGAATAACAATGCTGATTTAAATTGTAGTGATGACTAAAGAAGAACGGCAAAAAATAATTGATATTAGCTCATAATAGCTGATTTTTTTAAAAAATCCTTTTCGAACAAATTGTATTTCATTTAGAACAAATAGATACAAATGATGAGTAATATAATTCAATCAAGATCATGAAAAAAAGACGATTTTTCACCCTCGTTTTTATCCAAATAGTAATAGGAATCAGCACCTTATTTGGGCAAGAGATGAACAATAATGAGCTTAAAGCTAAAATTGACACCTATTTAAATAATAGTGTAACTAATGGCTATTCAGCATCCGTCTTAGTTGCTAAAAAAGGAGAGGTTATTTTATCAAAAGGCTATGGTTGGTCTAATAGAAAAAATAAGATTATCAATACGCCTTCATCAGTTTTTAATATTGGTTCGGTAACTAAACAATTTACTGCTGCAGCTATTTTAAAGCTTTCAGAACAAGGGAAATTGAAAACTTCAGACAGAATAAGTCAATACTACAGTCAAGTGCCTGATGATAAAAAAGACATAACCATTCATCAGCTACTTACGCATACATCAGGCGTTTCACCAAGAACTGGTGGATTTAGATATGATGAAGCTAGTAAGGAACAGTTTTTAAAAGAATTTTTTGAAGCAGAGCTACAATCAAAACCAGGAACAAATCATAGATATGCCAATGCAAACTATATCATGCTTACAGCTATTATTGAATTAATTTCTAATCAGGATTATACCTCTTTTTTACAAGAAAATTTTTGGAAGCCTTTAAAAATGAATCATACAGGCTATAAAAGTATTTCCTTTAATAGTGAGCAACTTGCACATGGATATTATTTTAATTATACAGATGGAGTATGGAAGGATTGGGGAATAACACAGGAACATCTTCCTTATAATGATAAGCATTGGTACAGTATTGGAAAGGGAGATATTTATTCAACTACAGAAGATCTTTATAAATGGCATATGGCTTTGCAAAACAACAAGGTTTTAAGTAAGAAATCATTAAAAATGATTGAAACACCCCATGTTGCAGAAAATGACAAAGAATCATCACATTATGGTTATGGGTGGGCAATATTTAAGAGTAAAAGAGGAACAAAAATTGTAACACATAATGGAAGTAATGGTATTTATTTCTCCAATTTCATCAGGCATGTTGAAGACGATTTAGTAGTTATTGTATTGTCAAATACTATTTTAAATAGAGACTCTGAAGATGTATCCTGGAATATTGGAAGAATGGTTTTTGATTCTAATTATACACCAAAACCTGTTACAAAATTATCCTATGAATTGGTCTATGATTTCATGAGGACAAACAAATTAGAAAAAGCTAATAAGTTGCCTGCTTTTTTAAATAAGAATTTAAATTTAAAATTTAGTGATAAAGCTGTATTCAACCGAATTGGCTTCAAGCTTATAGCAAAAGAAAAAGATGCTGGTTGGGGATTGGAGCTATTAAAATTAAATGTAGTATTATTTCCAAATGATGGCAATCTTTACGATTCTCTTGGTGAAGGGTATTTTAATTATAACCAAAAAGAAAATGCGATCAAAGCTTTTGGTAAAGCTTTGGAATTAAAACCAATGGATAATTGTCATTGGTGCAAGAATTCTAATAATAAACTTAATAAACTAAAAAATAAATAAATATTAAAGTATCTAGAAATGAAAAAATCAATAATCACATTTAGTATTATTCTTTATGCAGTGATAGTTCCTTTTTTAGAAATTAATGCAACACATGTTTTTAACCCAGATTGGACACCTCATGTTAGAATCCATGAAGTTTGGCAATTAATCACTAATTCAAGTATTGGACTGTTATGCTTATGGTTAGTTTGGGTTAAAAAAGAAACTAAAATCAGTGCCTTGTTGAGCTTGCTCATAACAGGGGGATTCTTATTATCGTTCATTTTGAAAGATTCCTATGGAGGTTCAATGAAGTACTTAGATGGAAGTGAAAAAACATTGTTGGGAATTAATATAGGTGTTTTAGGATTTGGAATAGCTTTTTTATTGCTAGTGTTTACACTTATAACCAAATCAACAAAATCAAAAATTAATGTATAAATAGTAATATCATGATATTTAGAAAAGCAACAAAAAAAGATGTTATTTCAATTGTAGAAATGATTGCAGATGATGAGCTAGGAAAAACAAGAGAGAATTTTCAAAAACCGCTTCCTAAAGAATACTATAGCGCATTTGAAAGCATAAAAAATGATAATAACCAAGAACTAATAGTTATAGAAGATGATGCGTTGAAGATTGTAGGCACTATGCAATTATCATTCATTCAGTATTTAACCTATCAAGGAGGCATAAGAGCACAAATTGAAGCTGTAAGAATACACAAAGATCAAAGAGGCACAGGTTTAGGCACCAAAATGTTTGAATGGGCTATTGAAAGAGTAAAAGCAAGAAACGCTCATGTTTTGCAATTAACTACTGATAAAAAAAGACCTAAGACCTTAAGTTTTTATAAGAAATTGGGATTCATAGATTCTCATGAAGGAATGAAATTACATTTTAATTAATATATAAAATGACAAAGTATCTTCAATATGTTTTTCCAAGTTTAGTTGCAAGGAAAATTTATAATCACATGTCTCATCCAAGTGGGCGCAAGTTAATTAAGCATGAAGAATTAATGCTAAATTATGCTGACAAAGAGTTTTTTGAATATAAAGGGTTTTCATTAGTGCGTTATGAATGGGAAAAAGAGAATAGTAAAACAGCTTTTCTTGTTCATGGATGGGAAGGACAAACAGGTAATTTTGCATCCTTAATCCCTGTTTTATTAAAAGCTGATTATAGAGTTATTTCCATCGATGCACCTTCACATGGCAAAAGCTCAATTGGAACAACTACAATGTTTGAGTTTGCAGATATCTTAAAACATCATTTTAACCAAGAAAAGCCAGATTTAATAATTAGCCATTCCTTTGGAAGTGTTAATGTGGCAAGAGTATTAAGGTTGTGTCCAGATATTAATCTTAAGCTATGGCTAATGGTTACAACTCCAAATAATTTTAAAAGTCGAATTGACGAAATAGCTACAAAATTTAACTTAAACCATAGTGTCACAGGAAAATTAATATCTAAAATCGAGGAAGATGTTAACGAAAGCATCGAGAATCTAAATATGGTAACTTATTGTAGCGAACTTTTTAATGTGAAAAAAGCAGTGATTGTTCATTCAAAATCAGATAAAGTATTACCTATTGAAGGAGCTAGAGAAGTTAATCAATCCTTTATGCAAAGTGAAATTATTGAACTTGAAAATAAAGGTCATTATTCAATTTTATGGTCGGATGAGTTAAAGTTTATTTTAGAGGGTCTATTATCAATAAAATGATTTACATATTAAGGAAGAATAAATTAACTTTAAGTTGCATCAGAACTTTACTTATCTCAATATAAATAGTTGTAATGGTCTGCAGTTAAGTAATATTGTTTAAATTATAATGGTAGAGTAAATAGTGTTTGATAATAGATGATACCAAAAATGATAGCCTATGGATACTAAGCCTTTTTTAGATTACATAAAGAACTTTATCAAATTAACTGATGAAGAAGAAACTATTCTACTTTCCAAAACAGTCCATAGAAAGTATCTCAAAGATCAATACATAGTTCAGCAAGGTGATATCTGCAAAAGTGTCAATTTTATTATGTCTGGATGTACAAAAACATTTTATATGGATATAGAAGGTCAAGAACATATAGTAATGTTCTCCATTGAAGATTGGTGGACTTCTGATTTAGGTAGTTTTATAACTCAAACTCCAGCCGATTTTAACGTTCAATGTATAGAAAGCACACAACTTATTCAATTCACTTATAATAATCTAGAAGCCTTATATATAGAAATACCTAAACTGGAACGTCTTTTTAGAAAGATTGTAGAACGTGCTTTTGTGGCTTCACAAAAAAGAATTATTAGAAATTTTAGTCTTACTGCGAAAGAACGCTATCAAATTTTCAAAAAGACATATCCGAAAATTGAGCAGCGAGTCCCTCAATATATGATTGCTTCATATCTTGGCATTACTAAAGAGTTTTTAAGTAAAATTAAAAGCCAACTCATTCACGACCAATAGATGTTAATCTAGATTAACATCATTTCATAATCTACTTCATTTCTTAAAATTTTAATGTTTGTGACATTTGTACCATAATATTAAAACATATAAAATGAACACATTATTAGAAAAAATTAGTAGAATTAATGACATGATTCTTCAAGGAAAAGCCTTAGAAGCTTTTGATCAATTCTATCATGACGATGTCATAATGCAAGAAAATGATAATCCAATTATCGAAGGAAAAGCAGCCAATAGACAACGTGAAGAAGATTTTTTTGGAGCAATTACAGAATTTAGAGGTGCTCAACCTTTAAAAGTAACTATTGGAGAAAACACAACAATGGTAGAATGGCACTTTGACTACACTCACAAAGATTGGGGAGTTAAAAATTACACGCAAGTTGCAGTACAAGACTGGAAAGACGGAAAAATAATTAAGGAAAAATTTTACTATGGAGCATAATTTAAAATAATAAAAATGAAAAATTCAATTAAAAATTTAGCAGCTATTGCGATTGTTGCTTTTATGACATTTTCTTTTACGTCAGTAGAAGGAGATAGAAAAGAAATAAAAACAGAAAACAGTAAAGTAGTATGGAAAGGATATAAAGTTACTGGGTCTCATCAAGGTGTAATTTCCATTGAATCTGGACAACTAACCTTTAATGAAGATAAACTAACTG is from Pontimicrobium sp. SW4 and encodes:
- a CDS encoding nuclear transport factor 2 family protein produces the protein MKKALIIFLAFNFILILKLNAQTEVEQINSTVMKYIEGTANGNPDEVREAFHKDFNLFIVQGDTLRVIDGNGYIERVEKGKKYNRIGRIISIDYENDAASVKVEVYFPDTKRIATDYLLLLKIKGQWKILHKIINLKNYHKVEDLVSIEKEGLEEIKETLSNYIVGTANGEPNKLRKAFHQDFNLYYIKDDNLSIIPGNQYIGNFKEGKKNNRIGNVLSLDYENNAGLAKLQIIMPDSNRIAIDYLLLLKIKNEWKIIHKSFTSKSY
- a CDS encoding GNAT family N-acetyltransferase, with the protein product MIFRKATKKDVISIVEMIADDELGKTRENFQKPLPKEYYSAFESIKNDNNQELIVIEDDALKIVGTMQLSFIQYLTYQGGIRAQIEAVRIHKDQRGTGLGTKMFEWAIERVKARNAHVLQLTTDKKRPKTLSFYKKLGFIDSHEGMKLHFN
- a CDS encoding Crp/Fnr family transcriptional regulator gives rise to the protein MDTKPFLDYIKNFIKLTDEEETILLSKTVHRKYLKDQYIVQQGDICKSVNFIMSGCTKTFYMDIEGQEHIVMFSIEDWWTSDLGSFITQTPADFNVQCIESTQLIQFTYNNLEALYIEIPKLERLFRKIVERAFVASQKRIIRNFSLTAKERYQIFKKTYPKIEQRVPQYMIASYLGITKEFLSKIKSQLIHDQ
- a CDS encoding nuclear transport factor 2 family protein, with protein sequence MNTLLEKISRINDMILQGKALEAFDQFYHDDVIMQENDNPIIEGKAANRQREEDFFGAITEFRGAQPLKVTIGENTTMVEWHFDYTHKDWGVKNYTQVAVQDWKDGKIIKEKFYYGA
- a CDS encoding alpha/beta fold hydrolase — translated: MTKYLQYVFPSLVARKIYNHMSHPSGRKLIKHEELMLNYADKEFFEYKGFSLVRYEWEKENSKTAFLVHGWEGQTGNFASLIPVLLKADYRVISIDAPSHGKSSIGTTTMFEFADILKHHFNQEKPDLIISHSFGSVNVARVLRLCPDINLKLWLMVTTPNNFKSRIDEIATKFNLNHSVTGKLISKIEEDVNESIENLNMVTYCSELFNVKKAVIVHSKSDKVLPIEGAREVNQSFMQSEIIELENKGHYSILWSDELKFILEGLLSIK
- a CDS encoding serine hydrolase domain-containing protein; the protein is MKKRRFFTLVFIQIVIGISTLFGQEMNNNELKAKIDTYLNNSVTNGYSASVLVAKKGEVILSKGYGWSNRKNKIINTPSSVFNIGSVTKQFTAAAILKLSEQGKLKTSDRISQYYSQVPDDKKDITIHQLLTHTSGVSPRTGGFRYDEASKEQFLKEFFEAELQSKPGTNHRYANANYIMLTAIIELISNQDYTSFLQENFWKPLKMNHTGYKSISFNSEQLAHGYYFNYTDGVWKDWGITQEHLPYNDKHWYSIGKGDIYSTTEDLYKWHMALQNNKVLSKKSLKMIETPHVAENDKESSHYGYGWAIFKSKRGTKIVTHNGSNGIYFSNFIRHVEDDLVVIVLSNTILNRDSEDVSWNIGRMVFDSNYTPKPVTKLSYELVYDFMRTNKLEKANKLPAFLNKNLNLKFSDKAVFNRIGFKLIAKEKDAGWGLELLKLNVVLFPNDGNLYDSLGEGYFNYNQKENAIKAFGKALELKPMDNCHWCKNSNNKLNKLKNK
- a CDS encoding serine hydrolase domain-containing protein, producing the protein MKKTILLTVALIALLFSCTENKKSVHSINEQTPNNYQVKIDSLLKTYDKNDEFMGSIILTQNEKTVYENTVGFSDIKSKKKASSNTKYRIGSVTKSFTATLIFKAIEENKLDINKTIESYFPNVKNANKITIAQLLQHRSGIHSFTNDKWFFDNRTKHISSEDMLSKISKYESDFEPNTKGEYSNSNYFLLALILEETYNTSYENLLQEKICKPLNLNNTYSGKEIDINDNESYSYNYDEKWTEFPETDLSTATGTGSIVSTPKDLNSFFEGLLTGKILSAESLTLMKTIKDRYGMGLFRYTTNDRQGFGHRGRIDEFRATSIYFSKENLSFTLVSNGSKIDINEIYTEILKLFLGDAPVAISEDELKKFVGVYVSQSDPNDKSVFIQENNTLINFIKNEFKAPLIYKGENRFVLEQMYAESISFIFSEDGKQVTLEQGGDKGSPRNKE